A genomic segment from Nodularia sphaerocarpa UHCC 0038 encodes:
- a CDS encoding PfaD family polyunsaturated fatty acid/polyketide biosynthesis protein: protein MIPVDTLPDKHNNSLKFPTNPHSQNLTWKGALDSISFQESAIKNKLLTLDKPCYILKIAGKIGVTNEGYLCPSENNTTAQPELLTCIPPINLQQLGDPNFLAAHGVKYAYVTGAMAGGIASEEMVIALGKAKILSSFGAGGLPPERLETAIKRIQLALPNGPYAFNLIHSPNDMAIERRAVNLYLKYQVRTVEASAFLDLTPNIVYYRVAGLSLNHANQIEIKNKVIAKVSRREVASKFLQPAPARILKELLEQGLITDLQAKLATKVPMADDITVEADSGGHTDNRPLVCLLPSIISLRNEIQEQFQYQQPIRIGVAGGIATPQSALAAFMMGAAYIMTGSINQSCIESGACDYTKKLLAQAEMADMIMAPAADMFEMGVKLQVLKRGTMFPMRAQKLYELYRNYNSIEEIPLAEREKLEKQIFRKTLAEVWEGTATYLSQKNPEKLGKAVNNPKLKMALIFRWYLGLSSRWSSSGEKGREVDYQIWCGPAMGSFNDWVRGSYLAEPHNRRVVDVAHHIMTGAAFLYRIQSLKIQGMQIPDDYSQYCPDYSQLLEM, encoded by the coding sequence GTGATTCCCGTAGACACACTACCAGATAAACACAATAATAGCCTCAAATTTCCCACAAATCCCCACAGTCAAAACCTGACCTGGAAAGGTGCATTAGATAGCATATCCTTCCAGGAATCAGCCATCAAAAACAAACTACTAACATTAGATAAACCCTGCTACATCCTCAAAATTGCCGGAAAAATCGGGGTAACAAACGAAGGCTATTTATGCCCCTCTGAAAATAACACCACAGCACAACCAGAACTCCTCACCTGCATTCCCCCAATCAATTTACAACAATTAGGAGACCCAAATTTCCTAGCTGCTCATGGCGTAAAATATGCCTATGTGACTGGCGCAATGGCTGGCGGAATAGCCTCCGAAGAAATGGTTATTGCACTAGGAAAAGCCAAAATCTTGAGTTCCTTTGGTGCAGGCGGCTTACCTCCAGAACGTTTAGAAACAGCCATTAAACGCATTCAATTAGCTTTACCTAATGGTCCCTACGCCTTCAATTTAATTCACAGCCCTAACGACATGGCAATTGAACGCCGTGCTGTGAACTTATACCTCAAATATCAAGTAAGAACCGTAGAAGCTTCAGCATTTTTAGACTTAACCCCCAACATAGTTTATTACCGTGTTGCGGGACTGAGTTTAAATCATGCTAATCAAATTGAAATCAAAAACAAAGTCATTGCTAAAGTTTCCCGTCGAGAAGTAGCCAGTAAATTTCTCCAACCAGCACCAGCCAGAATATTAAAAGAACTGCTGGAACAAGGATTAATTACTGATTTACAAGCCAAACTTGCAACTAAAGTCCCGATGGCTGATGATATCACTGTCGAAGCTGATTCTGGCGGACATACAGATAATCGTCCTTTAGTCTGTTTATTACCTTCTATTATTAGTTTGCGGAATGAAATCCAAGAACAATTTCAATATCAACAACCAATTAGAATTGGAGTAGCTGGCGGAATTGCCACACCTCAATCAGCTTTAGCAGCTTTTATGATGGGTGCGGCTTATATCATGACTGGCTCAATTAATCAGTCCTGCATTGAATCTGGAGCTTGTGATTATACCAAAAAATTATTAGCTCAAGCTGAAATGGCAGATATGATTATGGCTCCAGCCGCCGATATGTTTGAAATGGGTGTGAAACTACAAGTTCTCAAACGCGGCACAATGTTTCCCATGCGGGCGCAAAAGTTGTATGAATTGTACCGCAATTATAACTCGATTGAAGAGATTCCTCTAGCAGAAAGAGAGAAATTAGAAAAGCAAATTTTTCGCAAAACTCTGGCTGAAGTCTGGGAAGGAACAGCAACTTATTTATCCCAGAAAAACCCAGAAAAACTCGGCAAGGCAGTTAATAATCCTAAGCTGAAAATGGCGTTAATTTTTCGCTGGTATTTAGGATTATCTTCTCGTTGGTCTAGTTCTGGGGAAAAAGGGAGAGAAGTCGATTATCAAATTTGGTGTGGTCCAGCAATGGGTAGTTTTAATGATTGGGTGCGCGGTTCTTATTTAGCTGAACCACATAATCGTCGGGTAGTTGATGTTGCTCATCACATCATGACTGGAGCAGCATTTTTATATCGCATTCAAAGCTTGAAGATTCAAGGAATGCAAATACCCGATGATTACAGTCAATATTGCCCAGATTATTCTCAATTATTGGAGATGTAA
- a CDS encoding PfaB family protein, whose protein sequence is MQKIAIIGLFSLFPDAKNSEEFWQNLINKKDATSSATIAEIGVDPTIFYNPVKGTADKTYSLKGGYIRDFEFDASEYNLPSELIAGLDDTFKWSLYAAKQAIKNSGYLGNQNLLAKCGVILGNLSFPTRLSHQLFSPIYQQAIAPAVKELLQHQNFNLAALPTTTKASLYNAMISGLPASIVAQALSLSRINLCLDAACSSSFYAIKLASHYLSSHKADMMLAGAISCADSLFVRMLFSGVQGFAEDGTSRPLDKTSRGLIPGDGVGMVVLKRYADAIRDGDHILATICGNGLSNDGKGKHLLSPNSKGQVLAFERAYNEAQISPQSIDYLECHATGTLLGDTTELNSIATFFGQHQASPLVGSAKANVGHLLTAAGMVGLTKVILSMSQNVIPPTINVDIPLSSENHVICSDNIVRKATAWPHNNTPIKRAAISAFGFGGTNSHLIIEQGNTAPDISANAPVEQAKVAIVGMDAFFGGCNGLDAFERSIYEGKQHFIPLPPSRWQGIDEQTDLLQEYGLADGKPPIGAYIQDFDIDTLACKIPPNEVEKLNPQQLLLLKVANRAVEDAGLKEGGNVAVIVAAETELSVHQLQQRWDLSWQVKDGLLEDNISLPDAELSQLESLVKDSIHHPVETSEYVSHIANIMAGRISALWNFTGPAFTMTAGENSALKALEIAQMLLASGEVDAVVLGAIDLAGGVENVLLRSQLAKINQGINTLSFDENSDGWMVGEGAGAVVLKRHDTAQKDNQKIYAVLDAVSFAAATNDACQQAFEIAKIQPQEVNYVEVFGSGIPQQDEAEITGLLQAYPQTGNGLRCAIGSVKANIGHTYTASGIASLIKTALCLYYRYIPATPKWSGAKTPQKWSGSPFYVATESRPWFVDKGGTRRIAAINSIGIDETYAHVILSEDPDQEERDSRYLQQMPFHLFPVAAENQNNLQEVLNSLEQSIEDSSCLSTTASQTFTTFKEDSQANYALAITGRNKKELLKQIDAARKGVNIAFEKGTDWLTPLGSYFTAKPLGKTASVAYVYPAAVNSYIGIGRTVFRLFPKVFEDLKSNNLYNRAADVEKLVYPRSFPKLATRQLETLEKELLDDSLGMFESEIAFARYMTAIFRDDFQVKPKCVFGYSLGETSMMVAQGVWSDFEGGSNTLNSSPLFGDKLSGAKNAVRQYWGLTDSTELQEDNFWATYVLMATPSQVEECLKHESRVYLTQINTPEEVLIAGEKTACQRVIKTLGCNSFPAPFDHVIHCEAMRSEYEEIAKVNSLPTQDLPDITFYSAAEYQPIKLDRDVIANSIATGLCQQLDFPQLVNRIYDDGVKIFVEAGAGGVCSRWISKILENKEHITVSLNRRGMDDHTSMVKALAKLVSHRVNLDLSPLYNLSTATTKQNKLTLRTITLGGKSITNSILSQENRKYFQNIASNINSYRVEKLHQNIPFPKELEIINSPTQPAEHPTKNIMEHGFEPPEELQSSELTALEQKTQEPIVSSPATNHQLDNTIRMSELNKTQYQKLSDNNYRITQNHAAFLQARKDFSKQMSEIIQLQLVCAENLLKS, encoded by the coding sequence ATGCAAAAAATAGCCATCATCGGATTATTCAGCCTATTTCCCGATGCAAAAAACTCTGAAGAATTTTGGCAGAATCTGATTAACAAAAAAGATGCCACATCATCAGCAACCATCGCCGAAATTGGTGTAGATCCAACTATTTTTTACAACCCAGTTAAAGGCACAGCAGACAAAACCTATTCCTTAAAAGGTGGCTACATTCGGGACTTTGAATTTGATGCGTCTGAATACAATCTCCCCTCAGAATTAATTGCCGGTTTAGATGATACCTTCAAATGGTCATTGTATGCAGCCAAACAAGCCATTAAAAATAGTGGCTACTTGGGAAATCAAAACCTCCTCGCTAAATGTGGTGTAATTTTAGGTAATCTGTCATTCCCAACCAGACTTTCCCATCAATTATTCTCCCCTATTTATCAGCAGGCGATCGCACCTGCCGTTAAAGAACTTTTGCAGCATCAAAACTTCAATTTAGCTGCTTTACCCACAACAACCAAAGCATCACTGTACAATGCGATGATTTCCGGCTTACCAGCATCAATAGTTGCTCAAGCCTTATCACTATCTAGAATTAACTTATGTCTAGATGCAGCTTGTTCATCCTCATTTTATGCTATCAAATTAGCCTCTCATTATCTATCATCCCATAAAGCTGATATGATGTTAGCCGGAGCCATCAGTTGTGCAGACTCGCTATTTGTGCGAATGCTCTTTTCTGGTGTCCAAGGCTTTGCAGAAGACGGTACAAGTCGCCCTCTAGATAAGACATCCAGAGGATTGATTCCCGGTGATGGTGTAGGGATGGTAGTCCTGAAAAGATACGCCGATGCTATCAGAGATGGAGATCATATTCTCGCCACAATTTGCGGTAATGGACTCTCCAACGATGGGAAAGGTAAGCACTTACTCAGCCCCAACAGCAAAGGACAAGTTCTCGCCTTTGAAAGAGCTTATAACGAAGCTCAAATTAGTCCCCAAAGCATCGACTATTTAGAATGTCATGCTACCGGGACATTATTGGGAGATACAACAGAACTCAACTCCATAGCTACCTTTTTTGGACAACATCAAGCCTCACCTTTGGTAGGTTCTGCTAAAGCCAACGTTGGGCATTTATTAACGGCTGCTGGTATGGTGGGCTTAACAAAAGTAATTCTGAGTATGTCTCAGAACGTCATTCCACCTACCATTAATGTTGATATACCTTTATCCTCAGAAAATCATGTCATTTGTAGTGATAATATTGTCAGAAAAGCTACTGCATGGCCTCACAACAATACACCAATTAAACGAGCAGCTATCAGTGCTTTTGGTTTTGGCGGGACTAATTCCCATTTAATCATTGAACAAGGAAATACAGCCCCAGATATTAGCGCAAATGCACCTGTAGAACAGGCTAAAGTCGCTATTGTCGGGATGGATGCCTTTTTCGGTGGCTGTAACGGATTAGATGCCTTTGAACGCAGTATTTACGAAGGAAAACAGCATTTTATTCCTCTACCCCCCTCCAGATGGCAAGGTATAGACGAGCAAACAGACTTACTGCAAGAGTATGGTTTAGCAGATGGTAAACCACCAATTGGGGCATACATCCAAGACTTTGACATTGATACTTTAGCTTGTAAAATCCCTCCCAACGAAGTTGAAAAACTCAATCCCCAACAACTGTTACTGTTAAAAGTTGCTAACCGTGCTGTTGAAGATGCAGGACTGAAAGAAGGCGGAAATGTCGCAGTAATTGTAGCGGCAGAAACCGAGCTTTCTGTACATCAATTACAGCAAAGATGGGATTTATCTTGGCAGGTAAAAGATGGCTTATTAGAGGATAATATCTCTTTACCAGATGCAGAACTTTCACAGTTAGAAAGTCTCGTCAAAGATAGCATTCATCATCCTGTTGAAACCAGCGAGTATGTCAGTCATATCGCCAACATTATGGCTGGTAGAATTTCCGCTTTATGGAATTTCACCGGACCCGCTTTCACAATGACGGCTGGCGAAAACTCTGCCCTCAAAGCCTTAGAAATAGCACAAATGTTACTAGCATCTGGAGAAGTTGATGCTGTAGTTTTAGGTGCAATTGATTTAGCTGGAGGTGTAGAAAATGTCTTGTTACGCAGTCAATTAGCCAAAATCAATCAAGGCATAAATACCTTAAGTTTTGACGAAAATTCCGATGGTTGGATGGTTGGTGAAGGTGCTGGTGCAGTTGTCCTCAAGCGTCATGATACCGCCCAAAAAGACAACCAAAAGATTTATGCTGTACTCGATGCCGTCAGTTTTGCAGCAGCCACAAATGATGCTTGTCAGCAAGCTTTTGAAATCGCAAAAATTCAACCTCAAGAAGTTAACTATGTAGAAGTCTTTGGTAGTGGTATTCCCCAACAAGACGAAGCCGAAATTACCGGATTATTACAGGCTTATCCTCAAACTGGAAATGGTCTGCGATGTGCAATTGGTAGCGTTAAAGCCAATATCGGTCATACATACACAGCATCAGGAATTGCTAGCTTAATCAAAACCGCCCTCTGTCTGTATTACAGATACATTCCCGCCACTCCTAAATGGTCTGGTGCAAAGACACCACAAAAATGGTCAGGTAGCCCCTTCTATGTAGCTACAGAGTCAAGACCTTGGTTTGTTGATAAAGGTGGTACGCGTCGTATAGCTGCTATCAATAGTATAGGTATAGACGAGACTTATGCTCATGTAATCTTGTCAGAAGACCCAGACCAAGAAGAGCGTGATAGTAGGTATTTACAGCAAATGCCTTTTCATCTGTTCCCCGTAGCAGCTGAAAATCAAAACAACTTACAAGAGGTTTTAAATAGCCTCGAACAAAGTATTGAAGATAGTTCTTGTTTATCCACAACTGCGAGTCAGACCTTCACGACTTTTAAAGAAGATTCTCAAGCTAACTATGCTTTAGCAATTACCGGACGTAACAAAAAAGAACTCCTCAAACAAATTGATGCTGCGCGTAAAGGCGTAAATATAGCCTTTGAAAAAGGTACAGATTGGTTAACACCATTAGGTAGTTATTTTACAGCCAAACCCTTGGGTAAAACTGCAAGTGTTGCTTATGTTTATCCAGCTGCTGTTAATTCCTACATTGGTATCGGTCGGACAGTCTTCCGCTTATTTCCCAAAGTCTTCGAGGACTTAAAGAGTAATAACCTCTATAACCGTGCTGCTGATGTTGAAAAACTGGTTTACCCTCGCAGCTTCCCCAAACTTGCAACCAGACAACTAGAAACCCTCGAAAAAGAACTGTTAGATGATTCCCTGGGGATGTTTGAAAGTGAAATCGCCTTCGCCAGATACATGACAGCGATTTTTAGAGACGACTTTCAAGTGAAACCAAAATGCGTCTTTGGTTATAGCTTAGGTGAAACCAGCATGATGGTAGCCCAAGGAGTTTGGAGTGATTTTGAAGGCGGTAGTAATACCTTAAATTCATCACCTTTATTTGGCGACAAATTATCAGGCGCAAAAAATGCTGTGCGTCAGTATTGGGGCTTAACAGATAGCACAGAATTACAAGAAGATAACTTCTGGGCTACTTATGTACTCATGGCGACACCTTCCCAGGTGGAAGAATGTTTAAAACATGAGTCACGAGTTTATTTAACTCAAATCAACACACCAGAAGAAGTATTAATTGCTGGAGAAAAAACAGCTTGTCAGAGAGTAATTAAAACCCTTGGTTGTAATTCTTTCCCCGCACCCTTCGACCATGTAATTCATTGCGAAGCCATGCGGTCAGAATATGAAGAAATCGCCAAAGTTAATAGCTTACCCACCCAAGACTTACCAGACATCACATTTTACTCAGCCGCCGAGTACCAACCCATCAAACTTGATAGAGATGTCATAGCTAACAGCATAGCCACCGGACTATGCCAACAACTTGACTTTCCCCAATTAGTCAACCGTATCTATGATGATGGCGTAAAAATATTTGTGGAAGCTGGCGCTGGTGGCGTTTGTTCTCGATGGATTAGCAAAATCTTAGAAAACAAAGAACACATTACTGTATCTCTCAATCGTAGAGGTATGGATGACCACACATCAATGGTCAAAGCCTTAGCGAAACTTGTTAGTCATCGGGTGAATTTAGATTTATCACCCCTGTACAACCTCAGTACAGCCACAACAAAACAAAACAAATTAACCCTGAGAACAATCACCTTGGGCGGTAAATCAATTACTAACAGTATATTGAGTCAAGAAAACCGTAAATACTTCCAAAATATCGCCAGCAACATCAACAGTTATCGAGTAGAAAAACTGCATCAAAACATACCATTTCCCAAAGAATTAGAGATAATTAATTCCCCAACCCAGCCAGCAGAACACCCAACAAAAAATATCATGGAACACGGTTTTGAGCCTCCAGAAGAATTACAATCTTCTGAGTTAACAGCCCTGGAACAGAAAACCCAGGAACCAATTGTGTCATCTCCAGCTACAAACCATCAACTTGATAACACAATTAGAATGTCCGAATTAAACAAAACCCAGTACCAAAAACTGAGCGATAACAATTACAGAATAACTCAGAATCACGCTGCCTTCCTGCAAGCCAGAAAAGATTTTAGTAAACAGATGAGCGAAATCATTCAATTACAGCTAGTTTGTGCCGAAAACTTATTGAAATCATGA
- a CDS encoding thioester reductase domain-containing protein has product MTFKQVYSATDIQAWLVTNLAELIGVETDEIDISENLETYGLDSAQAMTLVSKLEKLLGFQPSPVLLWHYPNIASLSQRLAEELQEGLEVKDGQVNTSVVNLAAEVVLDPTIHPSNAVSVSVGEPKNIFLTGGTGFLGAFIIRELLQETDADIYCLVRAANATEGKAKLQKNLEQYAIWDEKFNSRIIAIVGDLAQPLLGIDSEQFHILAGNIDTIYHSAALLNYVYPYSALKTANVLGTQEILRLACQTKVKPVHYVSSIAVFESTAYAGHLVEEQDEFDHWEGIYLGYSQTKWVAEKLVKVARDRGLPVTIYRPPLISGDSKTGICNTHDFINLMTKGCLQMGCFPDVDYMLDMSPVDYVSKSVVYLSRQKQSIGKAFHLQHPQPISLKDLVEWVRSFGYPVEMIPYEQWQSELINNVSSVENPLYTLRPFLLERWSDEQLTIPDLYLQARRPTIGCQQTLKALAGSSIVCPPIDSQLLMTYTSYLIQTGFLTLA; this is encoded by the coding sequence ATGACTTTTAAACAAGTTTATAGTGCCACCGATATTCAAGCATGGCTAGTGACTAATCTGGCTGAGTTAATCGGTGTGGAAACTGATGAAATAGACATCAGCGAGAATTTAGAAACCTATGGTTTAGATTCCGCACAGGCGATGACTTTGGTGAGTAAATTAGAAAAGTTGTTGGGATTTCAACCATCTCCGGTTCTGCTATGGCATTACCCTAATATTGCATCTCTTTCACAGCGTTTAGCTGAAGAATTACAAGAAGGTTTAGAGGTTAAAGACGGTCAAGTTAACACTTCAGTTGTAAATTTGGCTGCTGAAGTTGTGCTAGACCCCACTATTCATCCTAGCAATGCAGTTAGTGTTTCTGTGGGTGAACCCAAGAATATCTTTTTAACCGGGGGAACTGGTTTTTTAGGCGCTTTTATTATTCGGGAACTACTACAAGAAACCGATGCGGATATATATTGTTTAGTCCGGGCTGCTAATGCAACAGAAGGCAAAGCAAAACTGCAAAAGAATTTAGAACAGTATGCTATTTGGGATGAGAAGTTTAATTCTCGCATTATTGCTATTGTTGGTGATTTAGCTCAACCACTTTTGGGTATTGATTCTGAACAGTTCCACATTTTAGCTGGCAATATTGATACCATTTATCATAGCGCGGCTTTGCTGAATTATGTTTATCCTTATTCAGCACTGAAAACAGCCAATGTTTTAGGAACTCAAGAAATTTTAAGATTGGCTTGTCAGACTAAAGTCAAGCCTGTGCATTACGTTTCCAGTATCGCTGTTTTTGAATCGACTGCTTATGCAGGTCATTTGGTTGAAGAACAAGACGAATTTGACCATTGGGAAGGTATTTATCTGGGCTATTCTCAGACTAAGTGGGTGGCAGAAAAGTTAGTTAAGGTGGCTCGTGATAGAGGTTTACCTGTAACTATTTACAGACCGCCATTAATTTCTGGAGATAGCAAAACAGGTATTTGTAATACCCATGATTTTATCAATTTGATGACGAAGGGCTGTCTACAAATGGGCTGCTTCCCTGATGTAGATTATATGTTGGATATGTCCCCTGTGGACTATGTAAGTAAATCTGTTGTCTATTTATCAAGACAGAAACAATCTATTGGTAAGGCTTTCCATTTACAACATCCTCAACCCATTTCTTTAAAAGATTTAGTTGAATGGGTGCGGAGTTTTGGTTATCCTGTAGAAATGATTCCCTATGAACAATGGCAATCAGAGTTAATCAATAATGTCTCTTCTGTAGAGAATCCTTTATACACCTTGCGTCCTTTTTTACTAGAACGCTGGTCTGATGAACAATTGACTATTCCCGATTTGTACCTGCAAGCTAGAAGACCAACTATTGGCTGTCAGCAAACTCTGAAAGCGCTCGCAGGTAGTTCTATTGTTTGTCCGCCAATTGATTCCCAATTACTGATGACTTACACTTCCTACTTGATTCAGACTGGCTTTTTAACCCTTGCCTAA
- a CDS encoding SDR family NAD(P)-dependent oxidoreductase translates to MTTQTQVRPSSVFVVSGGAKGITAQCAIKMAQHQPCKFILLGRSEVLDVEPAFAQDCLEEAALKKRIMENLLTQGEKPTPMSVLKIYNKIVSSREIKKTLASIQETGAQAEYISVDVTNVADLQQKLAAVGAITGIIHGAGNLADKLIEKKTDQDFEKVYTAKVQGLENLLACVNVEQLQHLVLFSSVTGFYGNIGQSDYAIANEILNKSAHLIKQNYPQCHVVAINWGAWDSGMVSPELKKALAERGFDIIPVDAGTQMLVNELHPSHHDTAQVVIGSPLHPPSIELDSQLRTHRIRRQMKLEANPFLYDHAIAGSPVLPATCAMTWIINSCEEIYPGYRLFNYTDFKVLKGITFNHNLAREHILDIEEVEKINSEKITVKAKIWSKNPSGKIHYHFSAQLNLHRKIPHAPTYESINLNQDQIITATGKDFYQNGGATLFHGPSFQEVQRVLNITPEKITTECLWTEISAQKQGQFPVKWVNPYTTDLSMHALWIWTQHFYQEGCLPGKVEKFEQFSPTPHNEPFYVSCEIKAKTPSSAIADFIIHDNQGKIYSQMLGAHAIIWSMKQLRS, encoded by the coding sequence ATGACTACACAGACTCAAGTTCGTCCTTCATCGGTTTTTGTTGTAAGTGGTGGCGCGAAAGGAATTACGGCTCAATGTGCGATTAAAATGGCGCAGCACCAGCCTTGTAAATTTATTCTCCTTGGTCGTTCTGAGGTTTTGGATGTTGAACCAGCATTTGCTCAAGATTGTTTGGAGGAAGCAGCTTTAAAGAAACGGATTATGGAGAATCTTCTAACTCAAGGAGAAAAGCCGACTCCTATGAGTGTACTGAAGATATATAACAAAATCGTTTCCAGTCGCGAAATTAAGAAAACCTTAGCAAGCATCCAAGAAACAGGCGCTCAAGCAGAATATATTAGTGTGGATGTCACCAATGTTGCAGATTTACAGCAGAAGTTAGCGGCCGTGGGTGCAATTACTGGAATTATTCACGGGGCGGGAAATTTAGCTGATAAGCTGATTGAAAAGAAAACTGATCAGGATTTTGAGAAGGTTTACACTGCTAAGGTGCAGGGATTAGAAAATCTGCTGGCTTGTGTGAATGTTGAGCAACTTCAGCATTTAGTGTTGTTTTCTTCTGTAACTGGATTTTACGGGAATATTGGACAATCTGATTATGCGATCGCTAATGAAATTCTCAACAAATCAGCCCATTTAATCAAGCAAAATTATCCTCAGTGTCACGTAGTCGCCATTAATTGGGGTGCTTGGGATAGTGGTATGGTTTCCCCAGAACTGAAAAAGGCACTTGCAGAAAGGGGATTTGATATTATTCCTGTGGATGCGGGTACACAAATGCTCGTCAACGAATTGCACCCGTCCCATCATGATACTGCACAAGTTGTTATTGGTAGTCCACTTCATCCCCCAAGTATAGAGTTAGATTCCCAACTGCGGACTCATCGCATCCGTCGCCAGATGAAACTGGAAGCGAATCCCTTTTTATATGATCATGCGATCGCTGGTTCTCCTGTATTACCTGCTACCTGTGCAATGACATGGATCATTAATTCCTGTGAGGAAATCTATCCAGGTTATCGATTATTCAATTACACAGATTTCAAAGTTCTGAAGGGAATCACCTTCAATCACAATTTAGCTAGAGAACACATTTTAGACATAGAAGAAGTTGAGAAAATCAACTCTGAAAAAATTACCGTCAAAGCTAAAATCTGGAGTAAAAACCCATCCGGAAAAATCCATTACCATTTTAGCGCACAACTCAACCTGCATAGAAAAATTCCCCATGCTCCTACTTATGAATCAATCAATCTGAATCAAGATCAGATTATTACTGCTACAGGTAAAGATTTCTACCAAAATGGCGGAGCCACCTTATTTCATGGACCTTCATTTCAAGAAGTCCAAAGAGTTTTAAATATTACCCCTGAAAAAATAACCACAGAATGTTTGTGGACAGAAATCAGCGCTCAAAAACAAGGACAATTCCCCGTTAAATGGGTGAATCCTTATACAACAGACTTGAGTATGCACGCCTTATGGATTTGGACACAACACTTTTATCAAGAAGGTTGCTTACCCGGAAAAGTAGAGAAATTTGAACAATTTTCTCCTACCCCACATAACGAACCATTTTACGTTTCTTGTGAAATAAAAGCCAAAACTCCGAGTAGTGCGATCGCAGATTTTATCATACACGATAATCAGGGAAAAATATACTCTCAAATGCTAGGCGCTCATGCCATTATTTGGTCAATGAAACAACTCAGAAGTTAA